A genomic window from Candidatus Thermoplasmatota archaeon includes:
- a CDS encoding MetS family NSS transporter small subunit, which yields MMLVFGSLVIYGGLIYCIYRALQSYKRTK from the coding sequence ATTATGCTTGTTTTTGGATCTCTTGTTATCTACGGCGGTCTTATATATTGTATTTATAGAGCATTGCAAAGCTACAAAAGAACCAAATAA
- a CDS encoding DUF1015 domain-containing protein — protein sequence MVEIAPFRAILYNKEKVKNLDDVMSPPYDIISEEMQIKLYEKNPYNYVKIILGKQFPDDTETNNRYTRAQQLFAKWQHDGVFIQSDKPAIYPYKITFDVADETKTFNGFFVILKLDPTYTLVKAHEKTLSKPKADRLQLMRACNAHLEPIELLYIDKKDDIRKLIDENIHKNKPFINVHGYDGFHHKLWRIEDEKIIQKIVEKLKKEPLYIADGHHRYQTALNYAQEQKEKTKNTSPDAPFNYQMVVLANMYDDGLAILPTHRLIKMPNFNLQTLLKKLEPFFVVEEKTVDAEKNASELGDTIMKSIKTEREHKFALYHKKKYYILTLKSEAIMDTLAADHSKTWRTLDVSILHKVVLEKTMGITERNLEDHVKYTRSNSEAVDLVDKGRFDLSFLINATKIEQLQAIADASEHMPQKSTYFLPKMLSGLVIYSMDKK from the coding sequence ATGGTTGAAATAGCACCATTTAGAGCAATACTATACAATAAAGAAAAAGTGAAAAATCTCGACGACGTCATGTCACCACCATATGATATCATTTCTGAGGAGATGCAAATAAAATTATATGAAAAAAATCCGTACAATTATGTTAAGATCATCCTTGGAAAACAATTTCCCGATGACACCGAAACCAATAATCGATATACTCGTGCTCAACAGCTTTTTGCAAAATGGCAACATGATGGTGTCTTTATTCAATCCGATAAACCTGCGATATATCCATATAAAATAACGTTTGATGTCGCTGATGAAACCAAAACATTCAATGGTTTTTTCGTCATTCTCAAACTTGATCCGACATATACGCTAGTCAAAGCACATGAAAAAACCTTGTCAAAACCAAAAGCAGATCGATTACAGCTCATGCGTGCCTGTAATGCTCATCTCGAACCAATAGAACTTCTCTATATCGACAAAAAAGACGATATCCGAAAATTAATTGATGAAAATATTCATAAAAATAAACCATTCATCAATGTTCATGGTTATGATGGTTTTCATCATAAGCTTTGGCGAATCGAAGATGAAAAAATAATTCAAAAGATCGTTGAAAAATTAAAAAAAGAACCACTGTATATTGCTGATGGGCATCATCGATATCAAACAGCACTTAATTATGCACAAGAGCAAAAAGAAAAAACAAAAAATACCTCGCCGGATGCACCGTTTAATTACCAGATGGTTGTCCTTGCAAATATGTATGATGATGGGCTTGCGATTCTTCCAACCCACCGGCTGATAAAAATGCCAAATTTTAATTTGCAAACCTTGTTAAAAAAACTTGAACCTTTTTTTGTCGTTGAAGAAAAAACAGTTGATGCAGAAAAAAATGCTTCGGAACTTGGCGATACTATTATGAAAAGTATTAAAACAGAAAGAGAACATAAATTCGCGTTATATCATAAAAAGAAATACTATATACTTACCTTGAAATCAGAAGCAATTATGGACACACTTGCTGCTGATCATTCAAAAACCTGGAGAACTCTTGATGTCTCAATTTTACATAAGGTTGTCTTAGAAAAAACCATGGGTATTACTGAGCGCAACCTTGAAGATCATGTAAAATACACCCGATCAAACAGTGAAGCTGTCGATCTTGTCGATAAAGGCAGATTCGATCTTTCATTTCTGATCAATGCAACAAAAATCGAACAGCTTCAAGCAATTGCTGATGCTAGCGAGCATATGCCACAGAAGTCAACATATTTCCTGCCAAAGATGCTTTCTGGCCTAGTCATTTATTCTATGGATAAAAAATGA
- a CDS encoding tRNA pseudouridine(54/55) synthase Pus10 translates to MDTPSLQNSLLEVLHTYTLCDACLGRQFKNQYRGKTNAEKGIELRKMIHYTKTTSPENCWLCHGLILEIPHFVGLVQDALQDYEYTTFLIGTKIDEDIQRREEEIFNTFPFVDQEPIKMELNREIGKKLELKLNKIVDFKDPDITVILDTVFYSISLQITSIYFYGRYKKFERGIPQTRWPCRVCQGIGCRRCQYTGKMYQTSVEELISAPILQKTQGTDTAFHGSGREDIDALMLGNGRPFILEIKNPKIRTISLSILEQEINSANKNHLEISDLRYSDKQEIIRLKDAEFQKTYQIVIQGAQPFSKEKLIKVTGLLQGTTIKQFTPTRVAHRRAHKVREKKIYTCSVDSVEGVIARLTITAESGTYIKELVSGDNGQTQPNISDLLGIPCIVKELNVVEVKGE, encoded by the coding sequence ATGGATACACCAAGCCTGCAAAACAGTCTCTTAGAGGTGCTCCACACCTATACTTTATGTGATGCATGCCTAGGGAGACAATTTAAAAACCAATATCGTGGAAAAACAAACGCTGAAAAAGGAATTGAACTGCGAAAAATGATACACTATACAAAAACAACCTCACCAGAAAACTGCTGGCTTTGTCATGGACTCATCTTAGAAATACCTCACTTTGTAGGATTGGTACAAGATGCCTTACAAGATTATGAATACACTACATTTCTTATCGGAACAAAAATTGATGAAGACATCCAACGGCGAGAAGAAGAAATTTTTAATACTTTTCCGTTTGTCGATCAAGAACCGATAAAAATGGAACTCAACCGAGAAATCGGAAAAAAACTTGAACTAAAACTCAACAAAATCGTTGATTTCAAAGATCCAGATATCACCGTAATTCTTGATACTGTGTTTTATTCTATTTCCCTTCAAATTACTTCAATATATTTTTACGGAAGATATAAAAAATTTGAACGAGGAATACCACAAACACGATGGCCTTGCAGAGTCTGCCAAGGTATCGGATGCAGACGTTGTCAGTATACAGGAAAAATGTATCAAACTAGCGTCGAAGAACTCATATCAGCTCCAATTCTTCAGAAGACGCAGGGTACTGATACTGCTTTTCATGGTAGCGGACGTGAAGATATCGACGCGCTCATGCTTGGCAACGGCCGCCCGTTTATTCTTGAAATAAAAAACCCAAAAATTCGGACGATATCACTCAGTATTCTCGAACAAGAAATAAATTCAGCCAATAAAAATCATCTTGAAATCAGTGATTTACGCTACTCTGATAAACAGGAAATTATACGTCTCAAAGATGCCGAATTCCAGAAAACATACCAGATTGTAATCCAGGGAGCTCAACCTTTTTCAAAAGAAAAACTTATAAAAGTGACTGGTTTATTACAGGGCACTACAATTAAACAGTTTACACCAACCAGAGTGGCTCATCGACGAGCCCATAAGGTTAGAGAAAAAAAGATATATACCTGCAGTGTTGACTCGGTAGAGGGCGTCATAGCCCGGTTGACGATAACCGCAGAATCCGGAACCTATATCAAAGAACTTGTATCCGGTGATAACGGTCAAACCCAACCAAATATCAGCGACTTGCTTGGTATCCCCTGCATCGTCAAAGAATTGAACGTTGTAGAAGTTAAGGGGGAGTAG
- a CDS encoding 50S ribosomal protein L21e encodes MVVRSKGLRSKSRHKLQKKSRDQGVASITRALQEFAPGDRVSVDIDPSVHKGMPHHRFQGYTGRIEGQQGDAYLVGITVGKKHKTLLVRPEHLGRVP; translated from the coding sequence ATGGTAGTAAGATCAAAAGGACTGAGAAGTAAAAGTAGACATAAACTCCAAAAAAAATCGCGAGATCAAGGAGTAGCATCAATCACTCGAGCCTTACAAGAATTTGCTCCTGGAGATCGAGTAAGTGTTGATATTGATCCTTCGGTCCATAAGGGTATGCCTCATCATCGATTCCAAGGATATACTGGCCGTATCGAAGGGCAGCAAGGAGATGCATACCTTGTTGGAATAACCGTTGGAAAAAAACATAAGACCTTGCTTGTTCGACCAGAACATCTCGGGAGAGTACCATAA
- a CDS encoding RNA polymerase Rpb4 family protein, whose translation MTPDDINKYVSLAEVKAILKKIESERRDLIYEQRIALEHAEKFVQLSVKQTKDLIKEFRSLGKIEEVHAYKIADLLPKTVEDVKAIFAKDRYTPNEAECKKIIDIVKKYISEA comes from the coding sequence ATGACGCCGGACGACATCAATAAATATGTTTCTCTTGCTGAAGTTAAGGCTATTCTTAAAAAGATTGAGTCAGAACGAAGAGATCTCATCTATGAACAGCGCATTGCGTTAGAACATGCTGAAAAATTTGTTCAATTGTCAGTGAAGCAAACAAAAGATTTAATCAAAGAGTTCCGTTCACTTGGGAAAATCGAAGAGGTCCATGCCTATAAAATCGCAGATCTTTTACCAAAAACTGTTGAAGATGTGAAAGCAATTTTTGCAAAAGATCGATATACGCCAAACGAAGCTGAATGTAAGAAAATTATTGATATTGTAAAAAAATATATTTCAGAAGCATAA
- a CDS encoding DUF655 domain-containing protein — protein sequence MEDYVYILDYLPKGRPDVPPFKRKPVVYGIGENQFTFLELIPKRDATFTVGERVYVGKDPVLRTKIEKIKGRVDYEGLPSSAHGELPYVILDIVHHSEERFVKFFNEAAAISTRFHVLELLPGLGKKMMLEILEERKKKPFTSFQEMQERIDFLRSPDKLIAKRIELELTDPTQKYRIFTRPPLSKGDQYHQG from the coding sequence ATGGAGGATTATGTATATATTTTGGATTATTTGCCAAAAGGAAGACCTGATGTTCCACCGTTTAAACGAAAACCTGTAGTCTACGGCATCGGAGAAAATCAATTTACGTTCCTGGAATTAATCCCAAAACGAGATGCAACTTTTACTGTCGGTGAGCGGGTATACGTTGGCAAAGATCCGGTTCTTCGAACAAAAATTGAAAAAATCAAAGGACGAGTAGATTACGAAGGTTTACCGAGTTCAGCCCATGGCGAACTTCCTTATGTTATTCTAGATATTGTTCATCACTCAGAGGAACGATTTGTTAAATTTTTCAACGAAGCAGCTGCAATTTCAACCCGTTTTCATGTCCTCGAGCTTTTGCCTGGTCTTGGAAAAAAAATGATGCTTGAAATTCTTGAAGAGCGAAAAAAGAAACCATTTACTTCCTTTCAAGAAATGCAGGAACGTATTGATTTTCTTCGGTCTCCTGATAAGCTGATTGCAAAACGGATTGAACTTGAACTAACCGATCCAACACAGAAATATCGTATTTTTACCCGTCCTCCTTTATCAAAGGGGGATCAATACCATCAAGGATAG